One stretch of Nicotiana tabacum cultivar K326 chromosome 18, ASM71507v2, whole genome shotgun sequence DNA includes these proteins:
- the LOC142172662 gene encoding uncharacterized protein LOC142172662: protein MVFENVRQFRFSLQNYVVHRRVQLKLKTSERNRVRAICLNSSRCRWHILGSLQGHTQHFIVNTYYPVHLCFPVIKNKLANTTWIVKHYKDKIINQSDIKLKKLQELIRIKYGVYVGKTICVRARQKVIGKYLGYYKIEFARIYDYTDMIRTTNIGSTIVVRTLKEIELGKEVFVRIYICLHTLKTGWLEGCRDVIRFDGAFLKGVCKSELLSCIAKDGNNQMYHVAWAVVEKETKNSWS, encoded by the coding sequence ATGGTCTTTGAAAATGTTAGACAATTTAGATTTTCTTTACAAAATTATGTTGTACACAGGAGAGTTCAGTTAAAGTTGAAAACAAGTGAAAGGAATAGAGTCAGGGCGATATGTTTGAACTCTAGTAGATGTAGATGGCATATTTTAGGCAGTTTACAGGGCCACACACAACACTTCATTGTCAACACATACTACCCTGTCCATTTATGCTTCCCAGTCATAAAGAATAAGCTTGCTAACACAACTTGGATAGTTAAACATTACAAAGATAAGATCATTAATCAGTCTGACATAAAGCTCAAGAAATTGCAAGAGTTGATAAGGATTAAGTATGGTGTGTATGTAGGAAAAACAATATGTGTCAGGGCTAGACAGAAGGTAATAGGTAAGTATTTAGGTTATTACAAAATAGAGTTTGCTAGGATTTATGATTATACTGACATGATAAGAACTACTAACATAGGCAGCACTATTGTGGTGAGGACTTTAAAAGAAATAGAACTTGGTAAAGAGGTCTTTGTGAGGATATACATTTGTTTACATACTTTGAAAACTGGTTGGTTAGAAGGGTGTAGAGATGTAATTAGATTTGATGGTGCATTTCTGAAGGGAGTATGTAAAAGTGAGTTATTGTCATGCATTGCTAAAGATGGTAATAACCAAATGTATCATGTTGCTTGGGCAGTGGTTGAGAAAGAGACCAAGAACAGTTGGTCTTGA
- the LOC107759418 gene encoding pentatricopeptide repeat-containing protein At2g27610-like, producing the protein MIVRPCFKKIRPLLHFTNPLDIHYCSHSQAIDLAAETQAESTACSDYRHVHHLFDENPQRVSLNNHLLFEYSRNSFNEEALNLFVGVHRTGLLIDGSSLSCILKVCACLSDLTFGKQVHALCIRSGYFDNVSVGTSLVDMYMKMENVDEGRRVFDEMEDKNVVTWTSLLSGYSCNKLVDRALQVFHMMLVGGVNPNAFTFATVLGVLADKCAVEKGIQVHTMVIKCGFEVITSVGNSLINMYLKSGMVREATVVFESMGNRNEVSWNGMIGGLVTNGLYSEAVKLFHMMRLAGVELTRSIYVTAVKLCTNLKELVFARQLHGRVTKNGFYLDNNIRTALMVSYTKCGEMDDAFNLFSMMHTFRNVVSWTAMIGGYMQNNRPEQAANLFCQMKKDGIRPNDFTYSTILAAQPSISLFQVHAEIIKTKYEGSPTVGTALLDAYVKTGNIGEAAKVFEEIDEKDIIAWSAMLSGYAQRGDIQGAVRVFRQLSKSGVWPNEFTFSSVINACTTSMASVEQGKQFHASSIKSGYSNAFCVSSALVTMYAKRGNIESANEVFKRQKERDLVSWNSMISGYAQHGYGRKALKIFEEMRKRNLEMDNITFIGVISACTHAGLLNEGQKYFDMMVNNLHISPTMEIYSCMVDLYSRAGMLDKAMAIINGMSFPAGAIVWRTLLAASRVHRNVELGKLAADNLISLQPEDSAAYVLLSNLYAATGNWQERAKIRKLMDVRKVKKEIGYSWIEVKNKTYSFMAGDVSHPLADSIYVKLDELSVRLKDAGYKPDTNYVLHDVEDEHKEAILSRHSERLAIAFGLIATSPGIPIQIVKNLRVCGDCHTVIKLISKIEGREIVVRDSNRFHHFKGGLCSCGDYW; encoded by the coding sequence ATGATTGTAAGGCcgtgttttaaaaaaataaggccTCTCCTGCATTTCACTAATCCATTAGACATCCATTATTGTTCTCATTCGCAGGCCATTGATTTGGCAGCAGAAACTCAAGCTGAATCAACTGCATGTTCAGATTATCGCCACGTGCACCACCTGTTTGATGAAAATCCACAGAGAGTTTCTCTGAACAATCACTTGCTTTTTGAGTACTCTAGGAACAGTTTCAATGAAGAGGCTCTGAATCTTTTTGTTGGTGTTCATCGTACAGGACTTTTGATTGATGGGTCTAGCCTTTCTTGTATATTGAAGGTCTGTGCATGCCTGTCTGATCTAACTTTTGGTAAACAAGTGCATGCTCTCTGTATAAGATCCGGTTATTTTGACAATGTTAGTGTTGGGACTTCACTTGTTGACATGTACATGAAAATGGAGAACGTGGATGAAGGTCGGAGAGTGTTTGACGAAATGGAGGACAAGAATGTTGTGACGTGGACTTCGTTGCTTTCGGGTTATTCGTGCAATAAGCTGGTTGATAGAGCGTTACAAGTGTTTCATATGATGTTAGTTGGAGGAGTTAATCCTAATGCGTTTACTTTCGCAACAGTTCTTGGAGTTTTGGCCGATAAATGTGCAGTTGAAAAAGGAATTCAAGTGCATACTATGGTTATCAAGTGTGGTTTTGAGGTGATAACATCTGTGGGAAATTCTTTGATCAATATGTATTTGAAGTCTGGGATGGTTAGAGAGGCCACAGTTGTATTTGAAAGTATGGGAAATAGGAATGAAGTGTCTTGGAATGGCATGATTGGTGGTCTTGTGACTAATGGGCTTTATTCTGAAGCAGTTAAGTTGTTCCACATGATGAGACTTGCAGGTGTGGAACTGACGCGGTCGATCTATGTTACGGCTGTCAAATTATGTACTAATCTTAAAGAATTGGTTTTTGCTCGGCAGCTTCATGGTCGCGTTACGAAGAACGGGTTCTATTTAGACAATAATATTAGAACGGCACTCATGGTCTCTTATACTAAGTGTGGGGAAATGGATGATGCCTTCAACTTATTCTCTATGATGCACACATTCAGGAATGTGGTTTCTTGGACAGCAATGATTGGGGGGTATATGCAGAATAATAGACCAGAGCAAGCAGCAAATCTCTTTTGCCAAATGAAGAAGGATGGTATTAGACCAAACGATTTCACGTATTCAACTATTCTTGCTGCTCAACCCTCTATTTCTTTGTTCCAAGTACACGCAGAAATTATCAAAACCAAGTACGAAGGTTCACCTACTGTAGGAACTGCATTATTAGACGCATATGTGAAAACAGGAAATATTGGTGAGGCTGCTAAAGTTTTTGAAGAGATTGATGAGAAGGACATCATTGCTTGGTCTGCTATGTTATCTGGTTATGCTCAAAGAGGAGACATTCAAGGTGCTGTGAGAGTTTTCCGGCAATTATCCAAAAGTGGGGTTTGGCCAAATGAGTTTACCTTCTCCAGCGTCATCAATGCATGCACTACTTCCATGGCATCAGTGGAGCAAGGAAAACAATTTCATGCAAGCTCAATAAAATCAGGTTATAGTAATGCTTTCTGTGTGAGCAGCGCCCTGGTTACTATGTATGCTAAAAGAGGGAACATAGAAAGTGCAAATGAGGTTTTCAAGAGACAGAAAGAAAGAGACTTAGTCTCATGGAACTCAATGATATCAGGATATGCACAACATGGTTATGGCAGAAAAGCACTAAAGATATTCGAGGAAATGCGAAAAAGGAATTTAGAAATGGATAATATAACATTCATTGGAGTTATTTCTGCCTGTACTCATGCAGGACTACTGAATGAAGGTCAAAAGTATTTTGACATGATGGTAAACAACTTACATATTTCTCCAACAATGGAGATCTACTCTTGCATGGTAGACTTGTATAGCCGAGCTGGTATGCTGGATAAAGCCATGGCTATTATCAATGGGATGTCATTTCCTGCTGGTGCCATCGTATGGCGTACTCTTCTGGCAGCAAGCCGAGTTCACCGCAATGTTGAGCTTGGGAAACTTGCCGCAGATAATCTTATTTCCCTTCAGCCTGAGGACTCAGCTGCATATGTCCTCCTATCTAATCTCTATGCTGCAACTGGAAATTGGCAAGAAAGagcaaaaataagaaaattaatggatgtgagaaaagttaaaaaggagattggttatagctggattGAGGTTAAGAACAAGACCTACTCATTCATGGCGGGTGATGTGTCACATCCCTTAGCTGACAGTATATACGTGAAACTTGACGAGCTTAGTGTCCGACTGAAGGATGCAGGATATAAACCAGATACAAATTATGTTCTTCATGATGTGGAAGATGAACATAAAGAAGCCATTCTTTCTCGGCACAGTGAAAGGTTAGCTATTGCTTTTGGATTAATTGCCACATCTCCAGGAATTCCCATCCAGATTGTCAAGAATCTCAGAGTCTGTGGTGACTGTCACACCGTTATTAAACTAATATCGAAGATAGAGGGAAGGGAAATCGTTGTCAGGGATTCAAATAGATTCCATCACTTTAAAGGAGGTCTATGCTCTTGCGGTGATTATTGGTGA